A single window of Brevundimonas vitisensis DNA harbors:
- a CDS encoding YnbE family lipoprotein, whose product MFSKRDLIGVCGVIALTAAACTPTVRLEVAPIQIYAKLDADVRVRLDRELQDLLVENPNLF is encoded by the coding sequence ATGTTCAGCAAGCGAGACCTTATCGGCGTCTGCGGCGTCATCGCCCTGACCGCCGCCGCCTGCACCCCGACGGTCCGGCTGGAGGTCGCGCCGATCCAGATCTACGCCAAGCTGGACGCCGATGTCCGTGTTCGCCTCGACCGGGAGCTTCAGGACCTCCTTGTCGAGAATCCCAACCTGTTCTGA